One window of Pectobacterium carotovorum genomic DNA carries:
- a CDS encoding response regulator, producing MQHTEHFDVLIVEDESKLANIHAEFIEKHFNLRVVGIAATLFEAKKLLQQHRPRLILLDNYLPDGEGVSLIESQLLKGMNCSVIFITAASDMNTCAQAIRCGAFDYIIKPLSYPRLRSSLERFIQFVKTQHTYKIVDQQNVDILYQLQSSGAVSSSSAKGIEENTLGLIKQIFANDDGDTLYSVDDIVEKTGLSKTTARRYLEFCVENQFLDIEMRYGKIGHPRRLYRTKSTH from the coding sequence ATGCAGCACACTGAACATTTCGATGTCTTAATCGTTGAAGATGAAAGTAAGCTGGCAAATATTCATGCTGAATTTATTGAAAAACATTTCAATCTGCGTGTCGTCGGGATTGCCGCTACGCTTTTTGAAGCCAAAAAGCTCCTTCAGCAGCACAGGCCGCGCCTGATTTTGCTGGATAACTATTTGCCTGACGGCGAAGGGGTTTCGCTGATTGAAAGCCAACTACTCAAAGGAATGAACTGTTCCGTCATCTTCATTACCGCCGCCAGCGATATGAATACCTGCGCTCAGGCGATTCGCTGCGGGGCCTTTGACTACATTATCAAACCGCTCTCCTACCCACGGCTGCGCTCTTCGCTGGAGCGATTTATTCAATTCGTGAAAACTCAGCACACTTACAAAATTGTCGATCAGCAGAACGTAGATATTCTCTATCAGTTGCAATCGTCCGGCGCAGTCTCCTCCTCCTCAGCGAAAGGCATTGAAGAGAACACGCTGGGGCTGATCAAGCAGATTTTTGCTAACGATGACGGCGATACACTCTATTCTGTCGATGATATCGTCGAAAAAACCGGACTCAGTAAAACGACGGCGCGTCGCTATCTGGAGTTCTGCGTTGAAAATCAGTTCCTCGATATCGAAATGCGTTACGGCAAGATTGGTCACCCACGTCGGCTGTATCGTACCAAAAGCACCCACTAG
- a CDS encoding sensor histidine kinase, with protein MRIRLSFHIKLFIYLIVFFSSLLLMTGIYYYHDIDKQLYSELGTRAQVQAREIAIIPSLIESVKHKDIKQISTLVQQLKLRSDASYIVIGDNQAHHLFHSEDASLVGTQMVGGDNVEVLAGKSIITVRRGGIGISLRSKAPIVADGQVIGIVSVGYLKTHIDNLTFSKLAHILLAILAMFVALFIFSWWFSRNLKKQMFGLEPLEIRMLVRQQKALLESIYEGVIAIDKQHRIAAINHAAKEILGLNEPSYLLRGKPIDTVIKPVPFFSGEAMWNSDTHDEICRFNHATVIASRVRIMLEDELQGWVISFRGKNDIHTLSMQLSQVKRYANSLRILRHEQLNWTATLAGLLHLKRYGEAIKYIEAQSESAQVVLDFVSRRFCSPALCGLLLGKYATAREKGIEIVFDPRCQLTHIPPALSETELMSIIGNLLDNAMEATLATTAPHYPVEVYIYDSEQELVIEVADQGTGIDPAIADNLFEMGVTSKTQGDHGLGLHLVASYVNQAQGMIEVSANQPNGSIFSLFIPMSPQ; from the coding sequence TGGGTACTCGAGCGCAGGTACAGGCCAGAGAAATCGCCATCATCCCGTCCTTGATTGAATCGGTGAAGCATAAAGACATCAAGCAGATAAGCACGCTCGTTCAACAATTGAAGCTGCGCAGCGACGCCAGCTATATCGTGATCGGGGATAATCAGGCACATCACCTGTTTCATTCTGAAGATGCCAGTCTTGTCGGCACGCAGATGGTGGGCGGCGATAACGTTGAGGTGCTCGCCGGAAAAAGTATCATCACGGTGCGTCGGGGCGGCATTGGTATCTCACTACGCAGCAAAGCACCGATTGTGGCTGACGGTCAGGTCATTGGTATTGTCTCCGTCGGCTATCTGAAAACCCATATCGATAACCTGACGTTCAGTAAACTGGCGCATATCCTGCTAGCGATTCTGGCGATGTTTGTTGCGCTGTTTATCTTTTCCTGGTGGTTCTCGCGTAATCTTAAGAAGCAGATGTTTGGCCTCGAACCGCTTGAGATTCGTATGCTGGTCAGGCAGCAGAAGGCGCTGCTCGAATCGATCTACGAAGGGGTGATCGCCATCGATAAGCAGCACCGCATTGCTGCCATTAATCATGCCGCCAAAGAGATCCTCGGACTGAACGAACCTTCCTATCTGTTGCGCGGCAAGCCGATTGATACCGTCATTAAACCCGTCCCCTTCTTCTCCGGCGAGGCCATGTGGAATAGCGACACCCACGATGAAATCTGTCGCTTTAATCACGCCACCGTGATTGCCAGCCGAGTGCGGATCATGCTGGAGGATGAACTTCAGGGCTGGGTTATCAGCTTCCGCGGTAAAAATGATATTCATACGCTTAGCATGCAACTCAGTCAGGTGAAACGTTACGCGAATAGTCTGCGTATTTTGCGCCATGAGCAGTTGAATTGGACGGCGACGTTGGCCGGGCTTCTGCACCTAAAACGCTATGGCGAAGCTATTAAATATATTGAAGCGCAGTCAGAAAGCGCACAGGTGGTGCTGGATTTTGTGTCGCGCCGCTTCTGTTCACCCGCTCTGTGCGGGCTGCTGCTGGGCAAATACGCGACGGCACGGGAAAAAGGCATTGAGATTGTTTTCGATCCACGCTGCCAGCTTACCCATATTCCACCGGCGCTGAGCGAAACGGAACTGATGTCCATCATTGGTAATTTGCTGGACAACGCGATGGAAGCCACATTAGCCACCACCGCACCACATTATCCTGTCGAGGTGTATATCTATGACAGCGAACAAGAATTGGTCATTGAAGTCGCCGATCAAGGGACGGGTATCGATCCGGCTATTGCTGATAACCTGTTTGAAATGGGTGTAACCAGCAAAACACAGGGCGATCACGGGCTGGGGCTGCATCTGGTCGCCAGCTACGTCAATCAGGCTCAGGGAATGATCGAGGTCTCGGCCAACCAGCCGAATGGCAGCATATTTTCCCTATTTATTCCGATGTCCCCACAATAA
- a CDS encoding methyl-accepting chemotaxis protein, protein MFLAKKIRNLKISQKLYLGFGVILLLVIIASLLSAGRFREIRDIYEKTNLIYNINIEVFQAKINRLKYFYSYEEKSRETMAGFVKHASELTTEAKTLSWSPEGAPLVNDLGQHLTEFQNAITEMGKATQRLVENRDKISIANGQNITADFYTKLRQQPSDSATQYQAEDLATQVSELKQLSYELQLKQNADAAKKLDEAFSRFDSSYQAATAALTPEQKVAAEGLRSYVNSYKKLNADYFQSVNDLKKAEDGVKVGGDKSSASIKALITIVKEKNDELAYGSATITMIIGLIAVVIGIIISLLITRQITRPVIHNLSLAEKIAAGDLTSTIVADRDDELGQLTAAMGRMNEKLRHMISDVRDSVDSVSTSAAKIAAGNSDLSSRTEQQSAAVVETAASMEELTSTVKNNAENAKQASQISTEASQNAHKGGEVVRDVVDTMSGISDSSRKIADITAVINSIAFQTNILALNAAVEAARAGEQGRGFAVVASEVRTLSQRTSQAAKEIASLISESVSRINVGTQLVANAGTAMDQIVSSVSRVNDIMGEIASASDEQSRGIEQISRAISELDTTTQQNAALVMESSISANSLEEQSAILESMVANFRLSDHEGRKPKATLPGLPPQQKRLPPASKQSQDSGWTTF, encoded by the coding sequence ATGTTCTTAGCCAAAAAAATCAGAAATCTTAAAATATCCCAAAAGCTGTATCTTGGGTTTGGGGTAATCCTGCTACTGGTCATCATTGCATCGCTACTGAGCGCAGGGCGCTTCAGAGAAATTCGTGATATCTATGAGAAAACCAATCTTATTTACAACATCAACATCGAAGTCTTTCAGGCCAAAATAAACCGCCTGAAGTATTTTTATTCCTATGAAGAGAAGTCGCGTGAAACCATGGCGGGCTTCGTTAAACATGCTTCAGAGTTAACCACTGAAGCGAAAACGCTCTCATGGAGTCCAGAAGGCGCGCCCCTCGTCAACGATCTCGGCCAGCACCTGACCGAATTTCAGAACGCTATCACCGAGATGGGGAAAGCCACGCAGCGCCTGGTAGAAAATCGCGACAAAATCAGCATCGCCAACGGGCAAAACATTACCGCAGACTTTTATACCAAGCTGCGTCAGCAGCCTTCTGATAGCGCAACGCAATATCAGGCGGAAGATTTGGCAACGCAGGTTTCAGAACTCAAACAGTTATCCTATGAGCTGCAGCTTAAGCAAAATGCCGATGCCGCGAAGAAGCTCGATGAGGCTTTTAGCCGCTTTGACAGCAGTTATCAGGCCGCCACTGCGGCACTGACGCCTGAACAAAAGGTCGCGGCAGAGGGCCTGCGGAGCTATGTCAACAGCTATAAAAAACTCAATGCTGACTACTTCCAGAGCGTCAACGATCTGAAAAAAGCCGAAGACGGCGTGAAGGTTGGCGGGGATAAAAGCAGTGCCTCCATTAAAGCGCTTATCACTATCGTCAAAGAGAAGAATGACGAGCTGGCATACGGTTCCGCGACTATCACGATGATCATTGGCCTCATCGCCGTCGTGATCGGTATTATCATCTCACTGCTGATTACCCGCCAAATCACCCGTCCCGTGATTCATAACCTTTCTCTGGCGGAAAAAATCGCCGCAGGCGATCTGACCTCAACAATCGTGGCTGACCGCGATGATGAGCTGGGCCAGCTAACGGCCGCCATGGGCAGAATGAACGAAAAACTGCGCCATATGATCAGTGATGTACGTGACAGCGTGGACAGCGTGTCGACCTCTGCTGCCAAGATTGCCGCCGGCAATAGCGATCTCTCCTCACGCACCGAGCAGCAGTCGGCCGCAGTGGTAGAAACCGCCGCCAGCATGGAAGAACTGACGTCGACCGTGAAGAACAACGCCGAAAACGCCAAACAGGCGAGTCAGATCAGTACTGAAGCCTCGCAAAATGCGCACAAAGGCGGCGAAGTGGTACGGGATGTGGTGGATACCATGTCAGGCATTTCAGACAGCTCACGAAAGATTGCCGACATCACCGCCGTTATCAACAGCATTGCTTTCCAGACCAATATTCTGGCGCTGAACGCCGCCGTAGAGGCCGCACGCGCCGGGGAGCAAGGCCGTGGATTCGCCGTGGTTGCCAGCGAAGTACGGACGCTTTCTCAACGCACCTCTCAAGCTGCAAAAGAAATCGCCAGCCTGATATCCGAATCGGTGTCGCGTATCAATGTAGGCACACAACTGGTAGCCAATGCGGGAACCGCGATGGATCAGATCGTCTCCTCTGTCTCGCGGGTTAACGACATCATGGGGGAAATTGCCTCCGCTTCCGATGAGCAAAGCCGCGGCATTGAGCAAATTTCTCGCGCCATCAGCGAGCTTGATACCACCACGCAGCAGAATGCGGCGCTGGTCATGGAATCCTCAATCTCCGCTAACTCGCTGGAAGAACAGTCTGCAATACTCGAAAGTATGGTGGCGAACTTCCGCCTGTCCGATCACGAGGGGCGCAAACCCAAAGCAACTCTCCCCGGTTTGCCGCCACAGCAGAAACGCCTGCCACCTGCATCAAAACAGTCGCAGGATTCAGGCTGGACAACGTTCTAA